In a genomic window of Gossypium arboreum isolate Shixiya-1 chromosome 7, ASM2569848v2, whole genome shotgun sequence:
- the LOC108456258 gene encoding 60S ribosomal protein L23: MSKRGRGGSAGNKFRMSLGLPVAATVNCADNTGAKNLYIISVKGIKGRLNRLPSACVGDMVMATVKKGKPDLRKKVLPAVIVRQRKPWRRKDGVYMYFEDNAGVIVNPKGEMKGSAITGPIGKECADLWPRIASAANAIV, translated from the exons ATGTCAAAGCGAG GAAGGGGAGGTAGTGCGGGGAACAAGTTCAGGATGTCACTGGGTTTGCCGGTGGCAGCGACGGTGAACTGCGCAGACAACACGGGAGCGAAGAACCTCTACATCATTTCTGTGAAAGGAATCAAAGGTCGTCTCAACAGGCTTCCATCGGCTTGTGTCGGCGACATGGTCATGGCTACCGTCAAGAAAGGAAAGCCAGATTTGAGGAAGAAGGTGTTGCCAGCTGTCATCGTCCGACAGCGGAAGCCTTGGCGTAGAAAGGATGGCGTCTACATGTACTTCGAAG ATAATGCTGGTGTCATTGTCAACCCCAAAGGGGAAATGAAAG GATCTGCTATCACTGGCCCCATTGGAAAGGAATGTGCTGATCTGTGGCCTAGAATTGCAAGTGCTGCCAATGCTATTGTTTGA
- the LOC108456248 gene encoding uncharacterized protein LOC108456248, translating to MNCISLPSSHLLLHSPPKTTLKLASHVSPRMFFNDSATNNNSGSTNGFSLIKNVSQLLWGASLPPGILISTVRTAWTSTWQIMMSQLAPSDPSGAYTRPPSKFRLNPTAATTKLHLYVGLPCPWAHRTLIVRALKGLEEAVPVSVAGHGLDGSWEFKDVPDKDNDILVPTMDRVNRCRNLKEVYRLRKGGYDGRATVPMLWDVEKKEVVCNESYDIIEFFNSGLNELAQHPGLDLSPLELKEEIEEWNRVIYPNVNNGVYRCGFAQSQEAYDVAVSGLFSTLARIDDHLGSSRYLCGDRLTLADICLFTTLIRFDLVYNVLFKCTKKKLLEYTNLHAYMRDVYQIPKVAATCNFLEIMDGYYRMLFPLNPGSIRPVMPSVCEHEFLCRPSEREAMSSVGKRVQHVL from the exons aTGAATTGCATTTCGCTGCCCAGCTCTCACCTGCTGTTGCACTCTCCACCCAAAACTACCTTAAAATTGGCATCCCACGTCAGCCCTAGAATGTTCTTCAACGACAGCGCTACTAATAACAACAGCGGTAGCACAAATGGTTTCAGTCTAATAAAAAACGTCTCCCAGCTGCTCTGGGGCGCATCCCTCCCTCCTGGAATTCTAATCTCAACCGTCCGTACAGCATGGACTTCAACGTGGCAGATCATGATGTCCCAACTGGCTCCCTCCGATCCCTCCGGCGCTTACACCAGGCCTCCCTCAAAATTCCGCCTCAACCCAACCGCCGCAACCACCAAACTTCACCTCTACGTGGGCCTCCCCTGTCCATGGGCCCACCGGACCCTAATCGTCCGTGCCCTCAAGGGCCTCGAAGAAGCCGTCCCCGTCTCCGTCGCAGGCCACGGTCTCGACGGCTCTTGGGAATTCAAAGATGTCCCCGACAAGGACAATGATATCCTGGTTCCTACCATGGATAGGGTAAATAGGTGCCGGAATTTGAAGGAAGTTTATAGGCTAAGAAAAGGCGGGTATGATGGGCGGGCCACGGTGCCAATGCTGTGGGATGTAGAGAAGAAAGAAGTAGTTTGCAATGAGAGCTATGATATTATTGAGTTCTTCAATTCGGGTCTAAACGAGTTGGCCCAGCACCCTGGTTTGGATCTCTCCCCTTTGGAGCTGAAAGAGGAGATTGAAGAGTGGAATCGGGTGATTTACCCCAATGTTAACAATGGAGTTTACAG ATGTGGATTTGCTCAAAGCCAAGAGGCATATGATGTTGCGGTGAGTGGTTTGTTTAGTACATTGGCTAGGATCGATGATCACTTGGGTAGTTCACGCTACTTGTGTGGAGACAGATTGACTCTTGCGGATATTTGCTTGTTTACTACATTGATTAGGTTTGATCTTGTCTATAATGTTTTGTTCAAATGTACGAAGAAAAAGCTGCTCGAGTATACCAACCTTCACGCTTACATGCGCGATGTTTATCAG ATTCCGAAGGTAGCCGCCACTTGCAACTTTCTGGAAATTATGGATGGGTATTACCGGATGCTTTTTCCGTTAAACCCCGGCAGCATTCGACCAGTTATGCCCTCAGTGTGTGAGCATGAATTCCTCTGTAGACCCTCCGAGAGGGAAGCAATGTCTTCTGTAGGTAAAAGAGTGCAACATGTTTTGTAA